One genomic segment of Chitinophaga sancti includes these proteins:
- a CDS encoding TonB-dependent receptor plug domain-containing protein has translation MKKIISSIIFFLFHLSVQAQVQDYATSKEKVYLQTNHVYFVPGETIFYKAYVVDAQKNTPTLTSTILNVDIISPAGSVLAQLKHPITIGYCEGGYKFTDDLPGGIYKIKAYTTWMQNEKDSTWFTKSVTLQKVIAPRLLLKLDFPEKGYGPGDTIRAKFSVRTPDNQPLRNYTGQFTINIEGKQYKADNFKTDTAGKATISAVLPASLSTNDGLLNVTITNSGFTESISRSIPIVLNNIDLQFMPEGGTFVANLPTILAFKAINEYGKPVDVHGTISDDKGQQVATFASYQGGMGCIPFTPAAGRKYYALVSGKKYPIPLSTPTGIVLNMLHKNGQLYAKISSTAAEDITLTATVREHVYYTTNASIHSGAQLIKIDTADFPTGIARFTLRDSRRLKVAERVIFLNKYNVLHVNITTDKTSYQPREKVKMTLTTTNAEGLAIPANMSLTVIDDKLWTMADDKQDHILSWLLMSSELRGKVEEPQLYFKQDEPKADSALDMLMLTQGYRYFAFTDIVNNGNRLAFTPDKLNILSGMVTDSKGMPVKSKLYLFNLSRHTGVVRRIPANGQFFFSDVDAGTDYCLIGEAENHRDTLNINVSQNGIGFNKQEAGMFKPLKTGLKESVATYPSLVINDLKWADDSKALNEVVVTALGIRKESRALGYSVSIINAETLLTPGSIASALNGKAAGIKITTAPSNPGDGTRVQIRGINSLNTNSQPLYIVDGVPTELTDINQFNPNDIESLTVLKDASATALYGARGANGVILISTKDKRYADRIRISLGKSYNYSFKKIKTPGLNEIFTQVPVFYAPKYLTPETNERNDFRETIYWNSTIQTDRNGKASVEFYNSDASTTFRAITEGIGYNGAIGRAEQTYAVHDAVSVDAKIPPYINAGDNVKIPIVLKNYGFSDIVARVHIQLPPEVDGDTTLKEVPVTKNGDARLYVEVKPQHAMSGNIRINVNNQAIFLPFTVEEKAFPMHVVFSGNQSKDTSFTFSGVGGFFNPEMSLELHTVSAQLMDGIKSMLREPYGCFEQTSSSTYPNILILQLLKNAAKRDDELEKTARGMLERGYDRLISFETSENGFEWFGAAPAHVALTAYGLMEFTAMKDFIPVDKAMLARTEKFLLDHRDGKGAFKPSPGGYDQFRAVPPAVANAYIVYALSQTDAGKQIPLEYATTLKAAQASNDGYQLAIMALAADNLHKTDDFNDLMQRLDKLFKDGQVTARTTVVGSQGISLYVETMSLYAMALMREPAPRKARIAQLISTILTKKSYYGFGSTQGTIMALTAMVAYSNMEKSVGDEKGTITLNGHVLQPGASVSTMYLNQENNFAVKYAGPEGIPYTFRCDYFTNIPPTSDKAVVKFQTMLSSHSGKVGETLRMNINVTNTSREAQGMAVVKIGIPGGLSLQPWQLKELMDKEQVAYYEIFDNYLVFYWRGMEAKETKKVALDLKVEVPGSYQGKAGAGYLYYQPEDKYWQPGETVDIIP, from the coding sequence ATGAAGAAAATAATAAGCTCCATTATATTTTTCCTGTTCCACCTGTCTGTACAGGCACAGGTACAGGATTATGCAACGTCCAAAGAAAAAGTGTACCTGCAAACGAACCATGTGTACTTTGTACCGGGAGAAACAATCTTCTATAAAGCATATGTAGTAGATGCGCAAAAAAATACACCGACACTGACCAGTACTATTCTCAATGTAGATATCATTAGCCCGGCAGGCAGTGTCCTTGCCCAACTGAAACACCCTATTACCATTGGTTATTGTGAAGGAGGGTATAAATTTACCGACGACCTGCCCGGAGGTATTTATAAGATAAAGGCATATACCACCTGGATGCAGAATGAAAAAGACAGTACATGGTTTACAAAATCTGTTACCCTGCAAAAAGTGATCGCCCCTAGGTTACTGCTAAAACTGGATTTCCCTGAAAAAGGCTATGGGCCGGGCGATACTATCCGGGCAAAGTTCTCCGTACGCACGCCAGACAACCAACCTTTACGAAATTATACCGGCCAGTTCACCATCAATATTGAAGGTAAGCAGTACAAAGCAGATAATTTCAAAACAGATACCGCCGGCAAGGCCACCATCAGTGCAGTACTACCTGCATCACTCAGTACGAATGACGGGTTGCTCAATGTAACGATCACCAACAGTGGTTTTACTGAATCTATTTCAAGGAGTATCCCTATTGTGCTGAATAACATTGACCTTCAGTTCATGCCGGAAGGAGGCACTTTTGTAGCGAACCTGCCTACAATATTAGCATTCAAAGCAATTAACGAATATGGCAAACCTGTAGACGTACACGGTACGATCAGTGATGACAAAGGCCAGCAGGTGGCTACATTTGCCAGTTATCAAGGAGGTATGGGCTGTATCCCTTTTACACCTGCTGCAGGCAGGAAATATTACGCACTCGTATCTGGTAAAAAATATCCAATACCGTTGTCCACCCCAACCGGCATCGTACTCAACATGCTGCATAAGAATGGACAACTGTATGCCAAAATAAGTTCGACTGCCGCAGAAGACATTACACTCACTGCCACTGTGCGGGAACATGTTTATTACACGACCAATGCCAGCATACACAGCGGAGCGCAATTAATTAAAATCGATACGGCAGATTTCCCGACTGGTATTGCCAGGTTCACCCTGCGTGACAGCCGCCGGCTCAAAGTAGCAGAGAGAGTGATATTCCTGAATAAATACAATGTGCTGCATGTAAACATCACGACAGACAAAACCAGTTACCAGCCAAGGGAAAAAGTAAAAATGACCCTTACCACTACGAATGCCGAAGGCCTGGCTATTCCAGCCAATATGTCCCTGACTGTTATTGACGATAAGCTGTGGACCATGGCTGATGACAAGCAGGATCATATTCTTTCCTGGTTGCTTATGAGCAGTGAACTACGCGGTAAGGTAGAAGAACCCCAGTTATATTTTAAACAGGATGAACCCAAAGCTGACAGTGCGCTTGATATGCTGATGCTGACGCAGGGTTACCGTTACTTTGCATTTACAGATATCGTCAACAACGGTAACAGGCTTGCTTTCACTCCTGATAAATTAAATATCCTGAGTGGTATGGTGACAGATAGTAAAGGCATGCCAGTAAAAAGTAAACTTTACCTGTTTAATCTAAGCAGGCATACCGGTGTAGTGAGAAGGATCCCGGCCAACGGTCAATTCTTTTTCTCTGATGTAGACGCCGGCACTGATTATTGCCTGATAGGCGAAGCAGAGAACCATAGAGATACACTCAATATCAATGTTTCTCAAAATGGTATTGGTTTTAATAAACAGGAAGCGGGCATGTTTAAACCGCTGAAAACAGGGTTGAAAGAAAGTGTTGCAACATATCCTTCATTGGTCATCAACGACCTGAAATGGGCAGATGATAGCAAAGCCCTGAATGAGGTGGTGGTAACAGCATTAGGTATCAGGAAGGAAAGCAGGGCATTAGGCTACTCTGTCAGCATTATAAATGCGGAAACACTCCTGACTCCCGGTTCAATAGCGTCGGCATTGAATGGGAAAGCAGCAGGTATAAAGATTACAACAGCCCCCAGCAATCCCGGAGACGGAACCAGGGTCCAGATACGTGGCATCAATTCATTAAACACGAATAGCCAGCCATTGTATATTGTGGATGGTGTACCAACTGAGCTGACCGATATCAACCAGTTCAATCCAAATGATATAGAATCGCTCACTGTATTGAAAGATGCCTCCGCCACAGCTTTATATGGTGCCAGGGGTGCAAATGGCGTGATATTGATCTCAACCAAAGATAAAAGGTATGCAGACAGGATTCGCATATCACTGGGGAAATCGTATAACTACTCCTTTAAAAAAATCAAAACTCCGGGTCTCAATGAGATCTTTACACAGGTGCCTGTTTTCTATGCACCTAAATACCTCACACCGGAAACCAATGAAAGAAATGATTTCAGGGAAACGATCTACTGGAATTCTACCATACAAACAGACAGAAATGGTAAAGCCAGTGTAGAGTTTTATAATTCAGATGCCAGTACCACCTTTAGAGCTATTACAGAAGGCATTGGCTACAATGGTGCTATTGGCAGGGCAGAACAAACCTATGCCGTACACGATGCTGTGAGTGTGGATGCCAAAATTCCGCCTTATATCAATGCAGGTGACAATGTGAAGATCCCCATCGTGTTAAAAAACTATGGCTTCAGTGACATCGTGGCACGTGTACATATCCAATTGCCTCCTGAGGTAGATGGCGATACTACGCTGAAAGAAGTACCTGTGACAAAAAATGGAGATGCCCGGTTGTATGTCGAAGTAAAACCTCAACATGCCATGTCTGGCAATATCCGGATCAATGTGAATAACCAGGCGATCTTCCTGCCATTTACGGTCGAAGAAAAAGCATTCCCTATGCATGTGGTCTTCTCCGGAAATCAGTCAAAGGATACGTCCTTTACTTTTTCTGGTGTGGGGGGATTTTTCAACCCGGAAATGTCACTTGAACTACATACCGTAAGTGCACAACTCATGGATGGTATAAAGAGTATGCTGCGTGAGCCCTATGGTTGCTTTGAACAAACATCCAGCAGCACCTATCCGAATATCCTCATTTTGCAGTTGCTGAAAAATGCCGCCAAACGGGATGATGAGCTGGAAAAGACAGCAAGAGGAATGCTGGAAAGAGGATACGACCGACTGATCAGTTTCGAGACTTCAGAGAATGGGTTTGAATGGTTTGGAGCTGCTCCTGCACATGTGGCACTCACTGCCTATGGATTAATGGAATTCACTGCCATGAAAGATTTTATACCTGTAGACAAGGCGATGCTGGCCAGGACAGAAAAGTTCCTGTTGGACCACCGGGATGGCAAGGGAGCATTCAAACCCTCTCCGGGAGGCTATGATCAATTCCGTGCCGTACCTCCTGCTGTTGCCAATGCGTACATTGTGTATGCGCTGTCACAAACAGATGCAGGAAAGCAGATTCCATTAGAATATGCAACAACCCTGAAAGCTGCGCAGGCAAGCAACGATGGCTATCAGTTAGCTATCATGGCACTGGCGGCAGACAACCTGCATAAAACAGATGATTTTAATGACCTGATGCAGCGATTGGATAAATTGTTCAAAGACGGCCAGGTAACCGCCCGCACAACTGTAGTCGGTTCACAAGGCATATCCCTATATGTTGAAACAATGTCCCTGTACGCTATGGCATTGATGCGCGAGCCAGCACCCCGTAAGGCGCGGATTGCGCAACTGATTTCCACCATTCTTACCAAAAAGAGTTATTATGGATTTGGCTCTACACAAGGTACTATTATGGCCTTGACAGCAATGGTGGCTTACAGCAATATGGAAAAATCAGTTGGGGATGAGAAGGGCACTATTACGCTGAATGGGCATGTTCTTCAACCGGGTGCAAGCGTATCTACGATGTACCTGAATCAAGAGAATAACTTTGCTGTGAAATACGCGGGTCCGGAGGGAATACCTTACACTTTCCGCTGTGATTATTTTACCAACATTCCTCCTACCAGTGACAAGGCTGTAGTGAAATTCCAGACCATGCTCAGTTCACACAGCGGGAAAGTAGGTGAAACCCTGCGCATGAATATCAATGTGACCAATACCAGTCGTGAAGCACAAGGGATGGCTGTGGTAAAAATCGGTATTCCCGGGGGATTATCCTTACAACCCTGGCAGTTGAAAGAATTGATGGACAAAGAGCAGGTAGCCTATTATGAGATATTTGACAACTACCTCGTATTCTATTGGAGAGGTATGGAAGCAAAAGAAACGAAGAAAGTAGCGCTGGATCTCAAAGTAGAGGTACCGGGAAGTTATCAGGGTAAGGCAGGTGCGGGTTACCTGTATTATCAGCCAGAAGATAAGTACTGGCAACCGGGAGAGACAGTAGATATTATTCCTTAA